Proteins encoded together in one Triticum dicoccoides isolate Atlit2015 ecotype Zavitan chromosome 7B, WEW_v2.0, whole genome shotgun sequence window:
- the LOC119340735 gene encoding uncharacterized protein LOC119340735: MPRSPFSCPSPLRSLQICCHRMRPGLYRAVGTPATRITGATTGSLAAGLAPRMPPLFPGPVNCDRCVAGPEKPLRKKGGEIVDLYIVIIVGVRAGDVGVELVSRIQHGNSLSMRILATLLSPSTQARRLIAVPTRGGRVVVILDNSSILRPTDSTHAR, translated from the exons ATGCCCCGATCCCCTTTCTCCTGTCCTTCTCCTCTCCGCTCACTCCAGATTTGCTGCCACCGGATGAGGCCCGGCTTGTATCGCG CTGTGGGCACCCCCGCAACTCGAATCACTGGTGCGACCACAGGGTCACTGGCGGCTGGTTTGGCTCCTCGTATGCCTCCTCTATTTCCTGGGCCAGTAAATTGTGACAGATGTGTAGCAGGGCCCGAGAAACCGCTGCGCAAGAAGGGAGGCGAGATCGTCGATCTGTACATTGTCATTATTGTCGGCGTCCGTGCAGGTGATGTGGGCGTGGAGCTCGTCTCCCGCATCCAGCATGGAAACAGCTTGAGTATGAGGATCCTGGCAACGTTGTTGTCCCCAAGCACGCAAGCCAGACGCCTCATCGCTGTTCCCACTCGAGGCGGCCGAGTTGTGGTTATCCTGGACAACAGCAGCATTCTTCGACCTACAG